Proteins encoded together in one Sulfitobacter pontiacus window:
- a CDS encoding TIGR00730 family Rossman fold protein, which yields MMTDSKRHPLRQAGDDRATAQDVPDTPQTRAPAYRLAFTDDDFMCRQELRPVRLQLELLKPEMALDAHGVKSTIVLFGGARIPAPAHKDKARTKTLADLSHFYDEAREFARLMTLKSMESDGQDNVIVTGGGPGVMEAGNRGAIDAGGQSIGLNIVLPFEQAPNEYVTPELCFNFHYFAIRKMHFLMRARAICVFPGGFGTLDEMFETLTLIQTGRMSRVPFLLFGRAFWEKIINWDALADAGTISDQDLDLFQFVESADEAMKLIENWDTAPAREEVPGRSK from the coding sequence ATGATGACCGATTCAAAACGCCACCCCCTGCGGCAGGCCGGCGACGACCGCGCCACAGCACAGGATGTTCCCGACACGCCGCAGACGCGGGCCCCGGCCTACCGGCTGGCCTTTACCGATGATGATTTTATGTGCCGTCAGGAATTGCGCCCCGTCCGGCTGCAACTTGAACTGCTGAAGCCAGAGATGGCGTTGGATGCGCATGGCGTCAAATCCACCATCGTGCTGTTCGGCGGCGCGCGTATTCCGGCCCCCGCACACAAAGACAAGGCGCGTACAAAAACGCTGGCCGACCTGTCGCATTTCTATGATGAAGCCCGCGAATTCGCGCGGCTGATGACGCTGAAATCGATGGAGAGCGACGGTCAGGATAATGTCATCGTCACAGGCGGTGGCCCCGGCGTAATGGAAGCAGGCAACCGCGGTGCCATCGACGCAGGCGGGCAATCCATCGGGCTGAATATCGTGCTTCCGTTTGAACAGGCCCCGAATGAATATGTCACACCCGAGCTGTGCTTTAACTTTCACTACTTCGCGATCCGCAAGATGCACTTCCTGATGCGTGCACGTGCGATCTGCGTATTCCCGGGCGGTTTCGGCACCCTGGACGAGATGTTTGAGACGCTGACCCTGATCCAGACAGGCCGGATGAGCCGTGTGCCGTTCCTGCTGTTCGGTCGTGCCTTCTGGGAAAAGATCATCAACTGGGATGCGCTGGCCGACGCGGGCACGATCTCTGATCAAGATCTGGACCTGTTCCAATTCGTCGAATCCGCCGACGAGGCGATGAAGCTGATCGAAAACTGGGATACAGCCCCCGCCCGAGAGGAAGTCCCCGGGCGTTCCAAATAA